A portion of the Paenibacillus marchantiae genome contains these proteins:
- the plsX gene encoding phosphate acyltransferase PlsX: MKIVIDAMGGDNAPASTVEGAIAAATEWADTQIVLVGDEAKLEPLLSQSGAKPANLTIRHASEVIGSDDEPVKAVRRKKDASMVVAGRMLKEGEADAMISAGNTGALMTAGLLVVGRMEGIERPALAPMIPTIDDVGVLALDLGANMDAKPEHLAQYGLMGSLYRQKVQGIASPRVGLLNVGTEPGKGNELTKHAYPLLEQLPIRFVGNVEARDVLTGACDVLVCDGFAGNILLKSLEGTAGAIFALLKEQFSSSLKSKLAAAVLMPELRGLKRKLDYTEHGGAPLLGLSRLVVKSHGSADGNAIKNAVRQARIAVQNQLVESISKEISGK, encoded by the coding sequence ATGAAAATCGTCATTGATGCCATGGGAGGCGATAACGCACCTGCGTCAACAGTAGAAGGTGCGATCGCCGCGGCTACGGAATGGGCGGATACACAGATCGTCCTGGTCGGCGATGAAGCCAAGCTGGAACCTCTTCTGAGTCAGTCAGGTGCCAAACCTGCTAATCTGACGATTCGGCATGCTTCCGAAGTGATCGGTTCGGATGATGAACCAGTAAAGGCAGTCCGTCGTAAGAAGGATGCCTCCATGGTGGTTGCAGGTCGTATGCTTAAGGAAGGCGAAGCAGACGCCATGATCTCTGCGGGCAATACCGGAGCGCTGATGACAGCCGGCTTGCTTGTGGTAGGTCGTATGGAAGGTATTGAGCGCCCGGCGCTTGCACCCATGATTCCAACGATCGATGATGTGGGTGTACTTGCACTTGATCTTGGTGCGAATATGGATGCCAAACCGGAACACCTCGCACAGTATGGTCTGATGGGGAGCTTGTATCGGCAAAAAGTGCAGGGAATCGCGTCACCAAGAGTGGGCCTGCTCAATGTGGGAACGGAGCCCGGTAAGGGGAATGAGTTGACCAAACATGCCTATCCTTTGCTGGAGCAACTTCCGATTCGTTTTGTTGGTAACGTAGAGGCCCGTGATGTGCTTACAGGTGCGTGTGATGTGCTTGTATGTGATGGATTTGCCGGAAATATATTGCTGAAATCGCTCGAAGGCACAGCAGGTGCCATTTTCGCTCTGCTTAAGGAACAATTCTCATCATCGCTCAAAAGCAAACTGGCTGCTGCTGTGCTCATGCCTGAGCTGCGCGGTTTGAAACGGAAACTGGATTATACCGAGCATGGTGGTGCACCACTCCTCGGCTTGAGCAGACTTGTGGTGAAAAGTCATGGATCGGCTGATGGCAATGCCATCAAAAATGCTGTGCGCCAAGCACGGATTGCAGTACAGAACCAGCTGGTGGAGAGCATATCTAAGGAAATTAGCGGGAAGTGA
- the fapR gene encoding transcription factor FapR encodes MIEDNPFVTDQELTRQLKVSIQTIRLDRLELGIPELRERMKLMAERSYDQVRSLPLHEIIGDIVDLQLDKSGISLFEIKEEHVFSRTGIARGHYVFAQANSLAVAVINDEIALTASADIRFVRSVHLAEKCIAKAYVRSIPGQKGKAKVEVFTYVGEEMVFQGNFVIYHSGGEDSVEGGHLG; translated from the coding sequence ATGATCGAAGACAACCCGTTTGTGACGGATCAGGAACTTACACGCCAATTGAAGGTGAGTATTCAGACGATTCGTCTCGACAGACTGGAGCTTGGGATTCCCGAGCTTCGGGAGCGGATGAAACTGATGGCGGAGCGTTCCTATGATCAGGTGCGCTCGTTGCCCCTGCATGAGATTATCGGTGATATTGTGGACTTGCAACTGGACAAGAGCGGGATTTCCTTGTTTGAGATTAAGGAAGAACACGTATTTTCGAGAACGGGCATTGCTCGAGGACACTATGTTTTTGCACAGGCCAACTCGTTGGCTGTAGCCGTTATTAATGACGAGATTGCTTTGACGGCGTCCGCAGACATTCGTTTTGTTCGTTCGGTTCATTTGGCCGAGAAATGTATTGCGAAGGCCTATGTGAGATCGATTCCGGGTCAAAAGGGCAAAGCCAAAGTAGAAGTGTTCACTTATGTGGGTGAAGAAATGGTGTTTCAAGGCAACTTTGTAATCTACCATTCAGGTGGAGAAGACAGCGTAGAAGGAGGTCATTTGGGATGA
- the fabG gene encoding 3-oxoacyl-[acyl-carrier-protein] reductase — MSKPLQGKNALVTGASRGIGRSIALALAEAGANVAVNYAGSQAAAEEVAEAIRAKGVQAITIQANVGQMDEAEQMVKATIEAWGNVDILVNNAGITRDNLIMRMKEEEFDQVIETNLKGVFNCLKAVTRPMMKQRSGRIINISSVVGVLGNAGQANYVAAKAGVIGLTKASARELASRGITVNCVAPGFIETDMTKELSQEIVDNMLNGIPLSRLGQPDEIAGVVTFLASEASSYMTGQTLHVDGGMYM; from the coding sequence ATGTCTAAACCATTACAAGGCAAAAATGCGCTCGTTACCGGTGCATCCCGTGGTATTGGGCGCAGTATTGCACTCGCTTTGGCCGAGGCTGGCGCCAACGTGGCCGTGAATTATGCGGGCAGTCAAGCGGCAGCTGAGGAAGTAGCGGAAGCGATTCGTGCCAAAGGTGTCCAGGCAATTACGATTCAAGCGAATGTGGGCCAGATGGACGAAGCCGAACAAATGGTCAAAGCTACCATTGAGGCATGGGGCAACGTTGATATTCTTGTCAACAATGCTGGAATTACCCGTGATAATCTGATCATGCGTATGAAGGAAGAGGAATTTGATCAGGTGATCGAAACCAACCTCAAAGGGGTGTTTAACTGCCTTAAGGCGGTTACACGTCCAATGATGAAGCAACGGTCTGGTAGAATTATCAATATCTCCTCTGTTGTGGGTGTGCTCGGAAATGCTGGACAAGCAAACTATGTTGCTGCCAAGGCAGGGGTCATCGGTTTGACGAAGGCATCTGCTCGTGAGCTTGCCTCCCGCGGCATCACAGTTAACTGCGTTGCACCAGGATTTATTGAGACCGATATGACGAAGGAATTGTCCCAGGAGATCGTGGACAACATGTTGAACGGTATTCCGTTGTCCCGTCTGGGCCAACCGGATGAAATCGCCGGTGTTGTCACGTTCCTGGCTTCAGAAGCTTCATCTTATATGACAGGGCAGACACTGCATGTTGATGGTGGCATGTACATGTAA
- a CDS encoding beta-ketoacyl-ACP synthase III has protein sequence MNNLRPVGVIGTGKYVPEKILTNSDLEKMVDTNDEWIVSRTGIKERHIAAPDQATSDLAYEAAIKALESAGMTGSDLDLIIVATITPDSSFPSTACILQDKLGAKGAAAFDLSAACSGFVYGLATATSFIQSGMYNNALVIGADCLSRITDYTDRNTCVLFGDGAGAVIVGEVPEGRGFKSFDLGAEGAGGSLLQMEGGGSRLPASVETVENKKHYIYMNGREVFKFAVRVMGTATIEVLRKAGLERTDVDLFVPHQANIRIIQSAMQRLELPEEKVVVNVDKYANTSAASIPLALVEAAEEGRMKAGDTVLMVGFGGGLTWGASVLVW, from the coding sequence ATGAATAATTTGCGCCCGGTAGGGGTTATCGGTACTGGTAAATATGTACCTGAGAAAATTTTGACAAACAGCGATTTGGAGAAAATGGTAGATACGAATGATGAGTGGATCGTCAGTCGTACAGGAATCAAGGAGCGTCACATCGCTGCACCGGATCAGGCGACTTCAGATCTGGCATACGAGGCAGCTATCAAAGCACTTGAGTCTGCTGGCATGACTGGCAGCGATCTTGATCTGATTATTGTGGCAACTATTACACCGGATTCTTCATTCCCTTCTACTGCTTGTATTTTGCAAGATAAGCTTGGTGCCAAGGGCGCTGCGGCATTTGACTTGTCTGCTGCCTGCTCCGGATTTGTATACGGTCTGGCAACAGCAACGAGCTTTATCCAAAGCGGCATGTACAACAATGCACTTGTTATTGGTGCAGATTGCTTGTCTCGCATTACTGACTATACCGACCGTAATACCTGTGTGCTGTTTGGCGATGGCGCCGGTGCGGTTATCGTTGGTGAAGTGCCGGAAGGCCGTGGATTTAAATCATTCGATCTCGGAGCTGAAGGTGCGGGCGGAAGCCTGCTTCAAATGGAGGGCGGAGGTTCCCGTCTGCCTGCATCCGTAGAAACGGTTGAGAACAAAAAACATTATATTTACATGAATGGCCGTGAAGTGTTTAAATTTGCAGTACGGGTGATGGGTACAGCGACGATCGAAGTTCTGCGCAAGGCTGGCCTGGAACGTACGGACGTGGATCTGTTTGTTCCTCACCAAGCCAATATCCGGATTATCCAATCTGCAATGCAGCGACTTGAGCTTCCTGAAGAGAAAGTTGTAGTCAACGTGGATAAATACGCCAACACATCTGCAGCCTCCATTCCGCTTGCTCTGGTAGAAGCTGCTGAAGAAGGCCGCATGAAAGCCGGAGATACTGTGCTCATGGTTGGTTTCGGTGGCGGATTGACGTGGGGCGCATCAGTACTCGTTTGGTAA
- a CDS encoding YceD family protein: MLMPFRKVATSDGPLQFNEQWDIKELVSNRQDITAVTPLTADLSAEFREGDVVDVHGKLTVGVDMLCSRCLKPINEHFHIDFHEQFKKGKQPEELHEDDDTFYVDGDSVDLKGYAEEAFLLNLPFIPLCSDTCKGLCPKCGHELNEGDCGCDNQVIDPRLAGLKDFFK; this comes from the coding sequence ATGTTAATGCCATTTCGCAAAGTGGCTACCAGTGATGGTCCCCTGCAGTTTAATGAACAGTGGGATATCAAGGAACTGGTTTCTAACCGACAAGATATCACAGCCGTTACCCCGCTGACTGCAGATTTATCTGCAGAGTTCAGAGAGGGAGACGTTGTGGATGTTCATGGCAAGCTGACAGTAGGAGTGGACATGTTGTGCTCCCGGTGTCTTAAGCCGATTAATGAACATTTTCATATTGATTTTCATGAGCAATTCAAGAAGGGAAAGCAGCCAGAGGAATTGCACGAAGACGACGATACTTTCTATGTGGATGGAGATAGCGTTGATCTGAAGGGTTATGCTGAGGAAGCTTTTCTGCTGAATCTTCCGTTTATACCGCTGTGTAGCGATACATGCAAAGGGTTATGCCCCAAGTGTGGCCATGAGCTGAACGAAGGTGACTGCGGTTGTGATAACCAAGTTATCGATCCGCGGCTTGCAGGGCTCAAGGATTTTTTTAAATGA
- the fabD gene encoding ACP S-malonyltransferase, which yields MGKIAFVFPGQGSQAVGMAKDAYESVPAATEIFRTADETLGFALSNLVFEGPETELKQTSNTQPALLTASIALLEAFKEKGIQPDYTAGHSLGEYSALVAAGVLSFADAVSIVRARGQYMEQAVPGGQGAMAAVLGADREALGVLCRDVSESGHVVELANINCPGQIVISGVKEGVSAVAERVKEAGGKRAITLEVSGPFHSSLMKDAAEKLAEKLKTVSFSPGDVPVVANVTARPVEDGKVQDLLTAQVYSPVLWEDSVTWLIEQGVDTFIEIGSGSVLTGLIKKTDKTVKLYNVNSLETLEATAAALI from the coding sequence ATGGGTAAAATAGCATTTGTATTTCCCGGACAGGGATCGCAGGCTGTGGGCATGGCCAAGGACGCGTATGAGTCTGTGCCTGCGGCAACAGAGATTTTTCGCACAGCCGATGAAACGCTAGGTTTCGCGCTGAGCAATCTTGTTTTTGAGGGACCAGAGACCGAGTTGAAACAGACATCGAATACACAACCGGCTCTGCTGACAGCAAGTATTGCATTGCTTGAGGCTTTTAAAGAAAAAGGAATTCAGCCTGATTATACGGCCGGACACAGTCTGGGTGAATACAGTGCACTGGTCGCGGCGGGCGTTCTTTCGTTCGCGGACGCGGTAAGCATTGTGCGGGCACGCGGTCAATATATGGAACAGGCTGTTCCTGGTGGACAGGGTGCAATGGCTGCGGTATTGGGTGCGGATCGGGAAGCGCTGGGGGTGCTTTGCCGGGACGTATCCGAAAGTGGTCATGTGGTTGAACTTGCCAACATCAACTGTCCGGGACAAATCGTGATTTCCGGTGTGAAGGAAGGGGTATCTGCTGTCGCTGAACGGGTCAAAGAAGCGGGCGGCAAACGTGCCATCACACTTGAAGTAAGCGGTCCGTTCCATTCTTCCTTAATGAAGGATGCAGCAGAGAAGCTGGCTGAGAAACTGAAAACTGTTTCGTTCTCACCTGGGGATGTCCCTGTAGTTGCAAATGTGACTGCAAGACCTGTGGAGGACGGTAAGGTTCAGGATTTATTGACAGCTCAGGTCTATTCTCCGGTTTTATGGGAAGACAGTGTGACATGGCTTATTGAGCAAGGTGTAGATACCTTTATCGAGATTGGTTCTGGCAGTGTGTTAACAGGTTTGATTAAAAAAACAGATAAAACCGTTAAACTGTACAATGTAAACAGTCTTGAGACGCTCGAAGCAACGGCAGCTGCACTAATTTGA
- the acpP gene encoding acyl carrier protein, which translates to MSDVLERVKRIVVDRLGADEAEVTLEASFKEDLGADSLDVVELVMELEDEFDLEISDEDAEKITTVGEVVNYIQSHT; encoded by the coding sequence ATGTCCGATGTATTGGAGCGTGTAAAACGCATCGTCGTCGACCGCTTGGGCGCAGACGAAGCTGAAGTTACACTTGAAGCATCTTTCAAAGAAGATTTGGGTGCTGATTCTTTGGATGTAGTGGAATTGGTCATGGAATTGGAAGATGAATTCGATTTGGAAATCTCTGATGAAGATGCAGAAAAAATCACGACCGTAGGTGAAGTTGTAAACTACATACAATCTCATACCTAA
- a CDS encoding SepM family pheromone-processing serine protease, with translation MNRIRKSGGFRASIFVIVVALVVYVAVYMPTPYIIYMPGSADEVKPMVTVKEGDKEERGVFMMTTVSATYANVFLLGTSLFNRNAQVDKKEDRLRGKSEAEYSAEQVWFMSDSQSSAMEAAYEQAGVKYSIVPEHIFVFGLSEDPKPKGDIEPGDIILGVNGTATPDNTVLSEQLKNKKVGETVEMQLERGGETISRDVQLIEVKDSKTGEVRPALGVMIGAVQKVKAEDPDKQISFTDTQVGGPSAGLMFTLEIYNQLTPGDLTKGHRIAGTGTINKEGVVGAIGGVVHKIVAADRKEAEFFFVPKDNYKEAETKAEQIGTKMKLIPVSTVDDALAYLKTLSVKS, from the coding sequence ATGAATCGGATTCGGAAATCTGGCGGATTCAGAGCTTCGATCTTTGTGATCGTGGTGGCTCTGGTCGTCTATGTTGCGGTATATATGCCAACGCCATATATCATTTATATGCCTGGCAGTGCCGACGAAGTAAAACCCATGGTTACCGTGAAAGAGGGGGATAAGGAAGAACGCGGTGTGTTTATGATGACGACAGTGTCGGCAACATACGCCAATGTGTTTTTGCTAGGAACCTCCTTGTTTAATCGAAATGCTCAAGTGGATAAAAAAGAAGATCGGCTGCGTGGCAAAAGCGAAGCGGAATATTCTGCCGAACAGGTCTGGTTCATGAGTGATTCACAATCCTCGGCAATGGAGGCGGCTTATGAGCAGGCAGGAGTGAAATACTCCATTGTTCCTGAGCATATTTTTGTATTTGGGCTGTCCGAAGATCCAAAACCTAAGGGAGATATTGAGCCCGGAGATATTATTTTGGGTGTAAACGGAACGGCAACTCCGGACAATACAGTGCTGTCTGAGCAGTTAAAAAACAAAAAGGTCGGAGAAACGGTTGAGATGCAATTAGAGCGAGGTGGAGAGACCATCAGCCGCGACGTTCAACTGATTGAAGTGAAAGACAGCAAAACCGGTGAAGTTCGCCCGGCATTGGGTGTCATGATCGGTGCGGTTCAGAAAGTGAAAGCAGAAGATCCGGATAAACAGATTTCCTTCACGGATACTCAGGTAGGTGGTCCATCTGCCGGACTGATGTTCACCCTGGAGATTTACAATCAGTTGACCCCTGGAGATTTGACGAAAGGTCACCGGATTGCTGGCACTGGAACTATTAACAAAGAAGGTGTGGTTGGCGCAATTGGTGGCGTTGTGCACAAAATTGTTGCGGCAGACCGGAAAGAAGCGGAGTTTTTCTTTGTGCCGAAGGATAATTATAAAGAAGCTGAAACTAAGGCTGAACAAATTGGCACCAAAATGAAACTCATTCCTGTTAGCACAGTGGATGATGCGCTGGCTTATCTGAAAACCTTGTCTGTCAAATCCTAA
- a CDS encoding nucleotidyltransferase, with product MKAVGVIVEYNPLHNGHVYHLSEARRLSGADVVVAVMSGPFLQRGEPAIVGKRARTEMALHAGADLVLELPVAYAVQPAEWFAFGAVSLLHRTGVVDSLCFGSESGDLDSLQRIARVLAVEPAGLREDIARRLREGASYPAAYAGAAAALAPGGVDAEDAAALLGQPNNSLGLHYLIALQRLGSAIKPFTAARTGAAYHEATPGPGAIASATAVRRLLMADGPEAAAPYVPAATLAILRREWQEGRAPVHWERFAQPLLHIAATRRASELEQIAEVTEGLEHRLSRTLAQLPEPSVEALLNALKTKRYTRTKLQRMLTHILLNHTKAECSPEKLAEGPAYLRVLGFNAQGQGLLKQMKKTASLPVLLKPSTFVHNQLELDVQAQAAYALACEHIDTRMMYSDYYEPPVRL from the coding sequence ATGAAAGCCGTTGGCGTCATTGTTGAATATAACCCTTTACATAACGGACATGTCTACCATCTGAGTGAAGCAAGGCGGCTCAGTGGAGCAGACGTTGTTGTGGCTGTGATGAGCGGCCCTTTCCTCCAGCGCGGCGAACCCGCCATCGTGGGCAAAAGGGCACGCACTGAGATGGCGCTGCATGCTGGCGCCGATCTGGTGCTTGAACTGCCGGTTGCCTATGCTGTACAACCGGCCGAGTGGTTCGCCTTTGGTGCGGTGTCACTTCTGCACCGCACAGGCGTGGTGGACTCGCTCTGCTTTGGCAGCGAGTCCGGCGACCTGGACAGCCTGCAGCGCATTGCGCGCGTGCTGGCTGTGGAGCCCGCAGGGCTGCGCGAGGATATCGCGCGCCGCCTGCGGGAAGGCGCCAGCTATCCCGCCGCATACGCAGGTGCGGCGGCGGCACTGGCGCCTGGCGGCGTCGATGCGGAAGACGCCGCTGCACTGCTGGGGCAGCCCAACAATTCGCTTGGGCTGCATTACCTGATCGCGCTGCAGCGGCTGGGCAGCGCGATCAAGCCCTTTACGGCGGCGCGTACCGGTGCCGCGTATCATGAGGCGACGCCCGGACCGGGGGCGATCGCCAGTGCAACCGCCGTCCGCCGCCTGCTGATGGCGGACGGGCCCGAAGCCGCCGCGCCATACGTGCCGGCGGCAACCCTTGCCATTCTGCGGCGCGAATGGCAGGAAGGCCGCGCTCCCGTGCACTGGGAGCGCTTTGCACAGCCGCTGCTGCACATCGCGGCCACACGTCGTGCCTCCGAGCTGGAGCAGATCGCCGAAGTCACGGAAGGACTCGAACACAGGCTGAGCCGTACACTTGCTCAGCTCCCGGAGCCTTCAGTCGAGGCGTTGCTGAACGCACTTAAAACGAAACGGTACACACGCACAAAGCTACAGCGCATGCTGACCCATATCCTGCTGAATCATACCAAGGCCGAATGTTCGCCCGAGAAGCTGGCTGAAGGGCCAGCGTATCTTCGAGTGCTCGGGTTTAATGCACAAGGACAGGGCCTTTTGAAACAGATGAAAAAGACGGCTTCTCTGCCCGTTCTGCTGAAACCATCAACCTTTGTCCATAACCAGTTGGAACTGGATGTACAAGCTCAGGCAGCATATGCACTCGCCTGTGAACACATCGATACACGCATGATGTACAGCGACTACTATGAACCACCTGTGAGACTTTAA
- the rpmF gene encoding 50S ribosomal protein L32, translated as MAVPQRRTSKTRRDKRRTHFKLAVPGMVKCEQCGELKLSHHVCKVCGTYKAREIISQ; from the coding sequence ATGGCAGTACCTCAACGGAGAACATCCAAGACGCGTCGCGACAAACGTCGCACTCACTTTAAATTGGCAGTACCGGGTATGGTGAAATGTGAACAATGTGGCGAGCTGAAGCTTAGTCACCACGTATGCAAAGTGTGCGGAACGTACAAAGCAAGAGAGATCATCTCTCAATAA